In a genomic window of Physeter macrocephalus isolate SW-GA chromosome 14, ASM283717v5, whole genome shotgun sequence:
- the PDRG1 gene encoding p53 and DNA damage-regulated protein 1, whose product MDRGRTELEQVNTMLSPEAERVLRYLMEVEELAEEVLADKRQIVDLDTKRNRNREGLRALQKDLSLSEDVMVCFGNVFIRMPHRETKEMIEKDQEHLDKEIERLRKQLKVKVNRLFEAQGKPELKGFNLNPLNEDELKALKVILKG is encoded by the exons ATGGATCGCGGCCGAACCGAGTTGGAGCAGGTGAACACCATGCTGTCGCCCGAGGCGGAGCGGGTGCTTCGGTACCTCATGGAGGTGGAGGAGCTCGCCGAGGAGGTGCTGGCGGACAAACGGCAG ATTGTGGACCTGGATACCAAAAGGAATCGGAACCGGGAGGGCCTGAGGGCCCTGCAGAAGGATCTCAGCCTCTCTG AAGACGTGATGGTTTGCTTTGGGAATGTGTTTATCAGGATGCCTCACCGTGAGACGAAGGAAATGATTGAGAAAG ATCAGGAACATCTGGATAAAGAAATAGAGAGGCTCCGGAAACAACTTAAAGTGAAGGTCAATCGCCTCTTTGAGGCCCAAG GCAAACCGGAGCTGAAGGGTTTTAACCTGAACCCCCTCAACGAGGATGAGCTTAAAGCTCTCAAGGTCATCTTGAAAGGATGA